The following is a genomic window from Gallus gallus isolate bGalGal1 chromosome 14, bGalGal1.mat.broiler.GRCg7b, whole genome shotgun sequence.
GTCGGGTAGATTCCCCTGGCTCACATCCCCACAAAGGCAGGGTTTGAGGTTACATCTGCAAGCACCAGCGAGAGCCACGTCCCACTCCACATCACCTCCACAAGCACTCCTCTCCCCTGTaccatccctgcagcagggtGCCTGCCCCAGGAGCAGGAGCTCCCCCACATCAGTGCCATGGATGGCAGATGAAATGATCCTACCAAGGAAAACCTTAGCATTTTCTACCCAAGAGTAGCCTTCCAACcagggttgatggttggatcaggtgatcttagtgatcttttctggccttaatgattctacaattccaCCCACCATAACAAGCACCAGCCAGGCTTTCAACCTTTTGCAAATGAAAGGGGGCACAGGAAGAGCCTGCTGCAACATGGACACAAACAGGGCAGTGGTGgagtcccatccctggaggtattccagaaccatggagatgtagaaccaagggacatggtttggtgtCACGGTGGGACGGGGTGGCattggtgatctcagaggtcttctccaacctcaaTGATACTGTGAGCCTATTAAACAGCAGGGCTTACAGGGACGTGAATCCCATCCTTGGAGGGCACTGCTGAGTCAGGAAACCCAGAGCACACTGTAACGGTTTCAACCTCAGGACAGAGGTGAACCAAGATCAGTTTCTAAGCAGCAGCCTcctcaaggcaaggctggatgggTCGCACACTTACAGCCATGTATGGTTTGCAGCCAGCATCCATCGTCTTCGCCACCGAGTCCACCAAGTAGCCACTGATCCcaaagtcacacattttcacaTGTCCCTCCTTGTTGATGAGCACGTTGGAAGGCTTCACATCTACAGGGAAGAACATGAGAGAACAGATGTGGCCTTTGTAGAGGTATCGTGGGGCCTGGAATAGCACAAGGAACTCCCTGATGGCCTGAGAGTGAATGGGAAGGATGGAAGTGGAAAAACAGgaacaacccccccccctctgGCCCTTATGCAGTTGAAATGAAATGCTAAGGTGCCTACACGCAGTTCCTCAGGGGCAATTTATGTACCAAACACAGCCTTGAAAACTCAACCAAGCTCTCAGGACAGCTCATTTCAGGCCCATTGTGACCTGTGTGCAAGTACACAATGAACTGTGTTAAGATGAAGAGAGGGACACCTGGCTGTTACGATGCCCATCAGTGATTTGCAAGGTCTTCCTTCAGCACTCCCCTTGCCAGAACTACCCAGCCAGGAAGGGTATGGCATTTTGTCCCCAAGTGCTGCCTGCAATGCATCTCAGCACTCAGAGACAGAGATGCCTATAGAAATACAGACAGTGAGGAATTCAGTCATTTTATCCAACTCTTCAcgtggaaaggagaaagggaacaTCAAGTAAGCAGATGCATGAAGCATACACTTCTGGAACAGGCCTGGGGCATTTAAGTGTGTCCACCACGGCCCCAAGTGCCACCAGACCCCAACTGTAGGCATCCCAGAGGCACACATCACACAACTCCTTGCAAGGAGCCTTCCCATAACATATTGCAGGGTGGCACTGCAGCACACTACATGAATCCCACTGAACGCTCACCTCTGTGGATTACAGACAGTTTACTGTGCAGATGCTCCAGAGCTCGTACAATCTGCAGAGAGAGCAAGAGAGCACCATTAGCCACACGTagctcagcactgagcaaaCCCCTGTAAGAGTGCAAACCACAGCACATGAGGAGCGTGCAAAGCTTTAGGGAGGGGGCACAAAACTCAGGAGGCACTCACAGACACAGCCATTTTCCCTAAGATGTCTTCCGGGatggttttcttcttctccagtaCTTTCTTGTAGAACTTATCCAGGGAAGTGTCCATGAGCTCCATGCAGATCCAAACATCGCCCTGCAGGTAGAGAGAAAGTAGCTATAGGGAATTCTCCAGACCCCCCCCCAGGAGCCAAAGGACACGGTGGGGGCAGACGGAGGGCAATCCAACATCTTCCACCCAGGGCAATCCAACATCCCCATGCAGCCACTGCTGACCACATACCAGCACACACCTGATAGCAATGGGCACTGATGTTCGGAGTGCTATTGGTGGCACCCCAACAGCTGCTTCCAAGAGTGCCCTACTTGAAATCCAACCCAGCCCACTGCCAACGTGCTTgggcacctgctgctgcagcatggaaagggacctgctgcctcctgcaacAGTTGGCCTTTGCACCACCTCAACCAGCCCATTTTGGCTGTAGGAAACAGAGGTGGTTTGAGACAGTTCTGTGCATTCAGAGGACACGCACAGACCCAAGGAGCTGTGTAACAGCAGCCTCTCACCTCTCGGAATAGGGCTCCATAGAAAGTGACCGTGTAGAAGCAGTCAACCGTCCTCATGGAGATATCCAGGTCCATCAACAGCCTCTTCTGCTCCTGAGTGTTCACCGTGGCACGAATCCTCTGAtaaatattaaggaaaaaaaggttttgatgTAGGTGGAGTTCTGTAGCCTGCACACCCCCCAGAGGTGCCCAGATGACCTCTTACAAACAGCCCCATAATGGATGACACCACCTGAGGGCCACATTGGGCTGCAAGGGGACACAGGAGGCTGCCAAATCCAACAAGCCCCCATCTCTGACACCCCATTctaccccacagcccctctgccccaccaGGAAGAAGCCATCCTCACCTTCACGGCCATGATGGTGCCACTCTGAGCATGCCTCACTTTCTCCACCACACCATAGGCCCCCCGGCCCAGCTCTGAAATAGTCACCAGGTCATCAGCTTCCACCTCGAAGTTCTGTAAGGAGAAAGgtaacaagagaaaaaaaaccaaacaaatcaGGCAGGAGCACAGTTATCATAAAGGCAAAGTTCCCTGCTTGCACTTCAGCCACACAGAGCACACCCAAACCACAGCTCCTACAGGATCCCAGCAGCCCACCACGCTTAGAGCAGATGGATGCATTTTTGGCTCCTTGGGGCTCACTGAATACCCCTTTGAAGCTAGAGATTGGGATTGGCCAAAGGGCACAGTGTGACTGGAAGAGGCCCAAGGCTCGGTGCCTCTCTGCCGGCGAGTTTCTGCACATCCCATGGACAAGTTTCCCCCAACACACGTTGCCCTGTAATTGTCTGCTCCGCCGGGCAGGGCATACAGTGCTGGAGTGAGACATGGGCTATTTTTGGAGGCTGCATTCATTGCTCTTAATAAGTTACAGACCTCCTTTCAACCAGGCAGGACTTCATCCAGCCTGCAGCTTCCCTCCGGTCCCAGGGAACAAAAATAACACCAGGATGCCAAACtgacccagcagcagcaaagggtgggaaaagcactgcacagctttGGAAGCACTGTTGCAcccagagcagaagggcagcagcGTGCTGGGAGCCAGGGCTACCAGGCTGGTGGCCATGCTAGCCACCAGCCCCACTAATTTGGACCAGATGGGGGTGGTGGGCAGCTGAAGGAGGtctggggctgagctcagcaggaagCTATGCTGCATGGCACAGGGAAGTGGCAGCCTATCCCAGGTGGGACAGAGGATCCAATGGGGATACGGGGGGGATTCATGCAGCCCCCGCctcactgccctgggcagaggCACAGTGCAGGCTTACAGCTCCTGCATGGGCCTCCAGGAAGGACCTAGTGGTGGCTTTTCAGGACACATGTTCCATGATTGTTCCAGGGCATTGTGTTTTTGTTCCTGGCATTTACCCGCAGGCTTTCCCAGACGCTGGCAGTTCCCAGCACACTCCAGGAACCAGCATGgccctgcccagctgcagagATAATGAACCAACAGAACAAAACCGACCCTCACTGCACCCCTTACCCTCTGCTCCGCATGGATCAGATGGACCCACAGTCACCCTTCATCTCACAACCCAAAGCTGTCCTTGCACCCACCACTCCTCCATCCCACGTTGTGTTGTTCTGAAGCACCCAGAGCAAACCTGAGCTGCAGATCtcagggcaggcagagcacgGATGCAGAAGCCCTCAGAACAAtgcactgcagggagggcacagcctgcagagctgcccccgggctgcagctctcccattGCACACACTGTGCCCAGgctgctgcacacagcctcTCCCCCAGCCATTAATACACACAACAACAGCTAGAACACaacaccagcagcagggctgctccctgcacccAGCCCAGGCTGTTTCTCTCCCCTCAAAACCTAAAACCTTGCACCAAGGATGGGACTGACCCAACACACCGTATTTTTAGGTCAATTGCAGCCCCAGGAGAAACCGTAACAAGAGAACGAAATAAAAGGGAGACGGCAGCTATTTCTAGCAGCGTTTTTCATCAGGCAGCTTGGAAAGGATttggagaggagctctgagcCCAGCTTCTGGTGGGATGCCAGCAGCAATGGGGACAAAGGGGACGTGGGCTGGGacagcagggcacagccaggctggctAAGAGTGAGGAGGCTGCCAAGGGAGCAGGATCCCACTCAGGGCAAAGCCTCACCCCACACGTGCCCGTCACCCTGATGCTCTTAATATGagcacaaccccacagccaACAGGGGAAAGGCCCTGCTTGAGGACACCTCATCCCCCCCCTCCAAAGCTGCAACCCGTGAGGCTGCAGCGGGAGGACGCACTGGGGATTAAAGGATGCTTGGGACCACAAAGACCTGATCTGACAAGTTGTCACAGCAGCATGATCCATACTACTCCCATACTGGAGGCAAGCAGAATTGGAAACAAGAACATCAACACGTACTTTGTCTCCAATGGTGATGAAGGTTCTGGAGTCCAGGTTCCTTGGCGGCCTGCAAGGAGAGAAGGAATCAGAAGGAAGCACAACCTCAAAACCCCCTTCTCCAGTGCCAGGTTTTGTGTGCCCCCAGGTGCTCTCGGCCACTGCTTCCCACAGCGCGTTGTTATGGGTGCACAACAGCCCCCTCCAAACGCTCCCAAAGGCTTTCATCGAGCCACCACCACCCACAGAGCCAGCAGGAGCCCAGGGAGCAGCGAGGTGAGGCTGCATCAAAGCCATGAAACCATCCCCATGCggggagaggagcagctgtCGTGTTTTGACAGGCAGGTGTTGTAACAGCACGGCCACGTCGCCCCAAACACGCCTAGGAAACAACAGGTAATTCCTCTGCACTGAGTCATTTGTGTACACTtgacagcctgttccaggcaGCCTGGCATGCGGAGCAGCCAGCAGCGTCACATTTTGCACAACACCATGTAGGCAAAAGTCTTCCTTTAtggctccccccccccccccccccccccttctcgTGGCTTCCCATTCCCTGCTATTGGCAGCATGGGGTTTAAGGCACACACTGTCCTTTtgcccctcctgccctgctcctgtgCTCAACTCCTCTGACACTGCCAGGTTGGGAACTGGGCAATCTGCTCAGCATCCTCAttcccagcagagcactgcagcagcttcaAGGAAGTGCACAGGCTCGCAGCAAAAGCATTGGCACTGtgcaaatatttgcagtgtGCGTTGAAAAGTGTAGAGAAAAGGACTGGTGGGGGCCTGGAACCAGTCTGAACAGGAGTGCTCTGGGCACACAAGCACACTGCAAACTGCAGCTGACATCTACACCAGGGGAAACTCAGACACCAGAGAGACACAACCACAGAGAGACAGCTCTGCATGCAGGACTCTGCACACCAGGCTGCAGGCTGTTAACAGGGAGCTCCTGGCTCCAGGCAATCTGCCCTGCCTGGGGATTCAGGGATGTGTCCTCAGTGAGGGATTCACTGCTCCCCCAGAGCTTTGTGGCTCTCtggagagagcagagctcagcagtggAGATGCATCACAGAGGAGGAATTTCAGCCATCTGCTTTTTGTCAAACCTAACACTGCCACCCTGGTCCTGTTCCCCCCCCCACCATAACATaccaagcagcagcaaacaggGCACAGAGAAATCCCAGTGCCTGAGATGCAGCCAGGCACTGGCCTCAAGCACAGCAGGGGAGAACAATAAGGCTTCCACATCCTCCTTGCACCAACATGGGCAGCTCAATGGGTTCACATAGGCCAAGGcatgggctgctctgctgcacccAGCACCTTCacccctgctcctgctgcaggtccTAGCCCTGCAAGCAGCTCCTAGAGGCACACACTATCTATGTGTGCACACAAGAGCAATTCCTTCTCATCACTGAGAAGCCAGAGCTCCAGTTGAAAACCCCCAACCAGCTGATGTGGTAACACTTCTACGGCCACACGGCCTGAGacagctcactgcagctcctagaagtggctgcaggagcaggcacTCACGTGGTGTTGACAGGGGGCTGCTTGATGGGAGGACATGTTATCCTCAGCTTCTTCTTGCCCTTCACTGCAAGAGAAGATGCACACATAAGCAACGGGCATTTCTTAAActctccttccttccagcacccccacagctgcagccaccaggcccagggctgcagcacacttctgcagctctcacagcctgccctgctcccagccaccCCCACAGCACTCTTCACCCCCCGTGGCCATTAAGGGTTCCTCTTTTGGGGGGGATTTCAATGCTGGCATTtaggaggcggggggggggggggtgaagcTGCTCTGTCTGTTGGGCACTCACCTGGTTTGTGCGGCTCCAGGGATCCCTTGGAATCtggaagagagcagagagaCATCAGGTCAGTGCTCACACTCCAAAGCACCCAATACAAACCATACATCCCTTATGGTGCCAGACGGAAGCAGAGGAACATGCCATGGGGTAGCTGGCACCCAGCCCTGTCCTGGGCTGCACAGCCACCAGATGTCCCCATGCCACTGGCTGTGCCCAGGGCCATAACAGCACCCCAATGTGCTCCCAGCAGATCCCACTTTGGGAAGCACTGATCCATTTCTCAGCACACTCCCAGCTGGGCAAGAAAGGGACGGATCCTGTGGGTACTCTGGAGGAGGTAggggagcagccagccctgctccgtGCCACCAGGACAATGGCCACCAAACCTCACATACAGCAGCTGGCAACTCTGACCCTGAGAGGGAACACCCCCTGTGCCACCGAGGGGAACCACAGGGCAAGAGCTGCTGGCCACAACACTACAATCAGCGTGCACAGGTTGAGACCTTGCActgaaacaggaaggagctggagccctgctctgctgccccaAAGGGACACGGGGTTGCTGTGGTTTGCAGCACGAGCCCCAGAGCCCTGCAAGTCCTTTGTGTGTCCCAGCACCTGCTCCACGAGGCTGCTCCCAATCCCATACCCAGCTGGGATGGGATAGGGAGCTATAAATAGCCCTGTGCTGCAAAATACCtggctgtgcaaacacaaagtgCAGCCAAACTCAAGATGCTGCCCTCTGGCTCAGCAGTGCCTTACCTTCCTGCAGCCAGggcagggcacagagctgggacatggggctgcagcttcctcctgcagccagtGGGAGGGAGAGCTGCACAGGGCACACAATCCCATCCCAAGATGGGGACAATAGCGTGCATGCATTACCCtgaggatgcagagctgctggatggCCCCAAACCAACCCCAGGTTGGGCTCAGTAAGcacctccacctcctgctgGCTCGATGCACCCCACGCCCTGGGCAGCACCAACCAAAAGCCCTCCATCTGCCTTCCCCCTTCAcgcagcacagcctggccttCACATCAAGCCCTGAAATGCCCCCCATCCTGGCTGCTATTTTGCAGCATCTGTTTGCTCTCCCTCTCCCCAATTGCCATAGTAACCCCCAGCAGGAGCACAATGATCCCTCTGTGCAGCTCCCTGACAGCGCTGGGTCAGAGCACAGCGGTGACTCACACAGGGGGAGCAGCATCCACGCTGtgccagaggctgcagcatcaGCCCCACAGATCGGGGTCACAGGGAGCTCAAGGTTGGGATCCATGCAAACACCCTTTCACACACAGCAACTGAAACATGGGGGAGCGGCTCTGTGCAGGATGGGGAGATCCCCTGTGCAAAGCCCCTGCACCACACAGGAGGATCACAGTGTCTCTGTGCATCGGTCATGCCCCACGAAGTAGAGCCCACACTCTGCTGTAAGGAGGGCCCTGACAGCCCCAAAGAGCTGCCCTGTGCTTTGCAGCACCACTCTGCAGAGCCAGCAACATTCCGTTCCCCATGGTCATGCCCAGCCCCAAAAAGCACTTCCTACAGCTGCCAAAGCCCCAATGACACGGGCAAGAAAACCCACCTCAGCACGTCAGCCCacaccaaaataaaatacaccGCTCTCCTTCTGGGATGCTGCTCCCAAACCCTCAGGAGCCAAAGCAGGGCTGCATCTTGCTGCTCTCCCTGTGCCCACCACAGCACCCCACATACCCgcagccccatcccactgccagagGAACGCTGTGCGGTAGGACGGGCACAGCACGACCTTGCAATTCAATCCCAGTGTCCCCGTGGGCAGCTGCTCCCCgcttcccagcagctgccaggctcccagcacctccctcCCACGGCTGGGATGAGGAGAATGCTCTCCATCGCCTGTAAGCGAGGGGATGCTCTCGTTCTGCAGGGCTTCTGCAGGAGAGgatgtgcagcacagagccgGTGAGTGTTAcccacagctcacagcagctcGAGGCCACTTCCACAGCTTGAAAGTGACAGCACGTGCACGGGGCAGTCTGGGGACACATCCCTgtccctcccagcactgcatggggGACCTGAGCTGACCGAAGTCCCCAGTGTGGCCACACTCATCACCACGTGATGCCCCGAGCGCGTAACTACATCCTCTATGCTAAGAAAGTCCCCATTTCctcctaaagaaaaaagaaactggctttttttttccccccccattgcACTGCGATctccaccagcacagagcagatatTTCCCGGAACCGCATTCATTCATCACCAAAACCCTCATCTCCGGCACCACAACTCCAGCCCGGTTCCTCCACACCTCTCCCCAGCAGGTTTCTCTTTCCCACTCCGCGTGGGTGGAGAGAAGCAAGCAGGACAACCCGAAGCACCGTCAATACGGCTGTTTGCCCGAGCCGACCTTTGAAATCAAACCTCCCCAGCGCCAGGCTCCgggtgcagccctgctgcagggctgtgctgctgctgggaaagggGTTGGAGCGTATCCAACCCCCCCTCGAcctgcagagggctgcagggtgggtcccagtgctgcagagggaaagccagaagggaaaaatagaatgcaatgaggggaaaaaaaagaattatgcAACCCCCTCCATACAAAGGGTGCTAAGGGAATAAGCAGCAGcgagctgcctgcagggagcaaggtgctggctctgctgcaaCAGGCGTGcaaggctgctgggagcaagcACTGCCCTGTGAGTTTCCTTGAGCGCTGCTGGCTCCGTGCAATGAAGATGCAGCGTTTCAGCCCCgtgcaaaaaaaataaacataaaaaaaaaagcaggttttgcagagctttaaaaatagatgtCTGCCTGCAAAAATAGATATGCTTGGCTGCAAATGCAGAGCTCCCCTACCCGAGCAAGTAGAAAAGATGGAAATCTGCACGGATTGACCCCAAGGAGTTGCACCGTCCCCTCTGAGCACGAGGACCGGCCCTTCACCCCCCCCCAGCACGCCTTTTGGAGGTTACAACACGTACCTTGCTTCTTGTCCATGGCTTCccagaaatgaagaacagaaacgGCACACAGCCGGCAGCGGGGAGCActgaggggggcggggggggcgaGGAGGGGGGCAGAGCGGCGGGCAGGAGGGGGCTCCGGGCGCTTAGCTCGCAGCAGGGCTggatgcagcctgcagcacagggaccCCGCGAGCCGAGCGCAGCGGCTCCGCTCCGATTACACTCGAAAGCTCCAACAGTTGTACAAACTGCAGCGGTGAAATAGCGGTGACGTCAACAGGaaaccgggggggggggggggcgggggggtcaGCAGCTCCGGGAGCCGCTGAAGCACAGCGTTGGCACCGCGCATCCCAATCCGGCCCACTCTTATCGCAGGGagctccgctccgctccaccccaccccacccccccgaAGACCCCCGCGGTGCTCAAAGCAACGCGATCCCAGAGCCCCGTGCAGAATTACTGCACGCAGATGGGCTCACGGGGGATGcaaatgctttgcacccacGCTCGGTGCCCGCAGCAGCGGTGCTGGGCAGCACGAGGCCGGGTTTCTCGGCGCTGCAGGTGCCGCGCTAATTGCTGCGCCACTAACAACCATTACCACAACAAATAGTGGAAACATTGTTCCATGACAATACCGGCAGCTATTCCCGGGTGGCAACTGGGACGGCGAAATATAAACGGCTGCGTGGATTTTGCTCGGAGATAGCGTGGGAGGGGTGGAGGAATCGCCCACTTCTCCGCACACGCGTGCACAGAGCGTGGCACAGCATCGCCGCTCTCCCTCCAAAGGCAGCACCGCTCCGAGCGGGCACAAAAAAGGAATGTCGGAGGTCGAGGTGAAGGCACGTACCAATGCCGTGAGCAGCTCTGGGCTTAAATAGGGCTCATACGCATCCCAGGAGGACCGTGGGAGGTATTTTCTGGGATACGGTTTCAGGCAGAGATCGTCAGCACACAGAGGATGCTGATGT
Proteins encoded in this region:
- the MAP2K3 gene encoding dual specificity mitogen-activated protein kinase kinase 3 isoform X1, translated to MSVPRDSKGSLEPHKPVKGKKKLRITCPPIKQPPVNTTPPRNLDSRTFITIGDKNFEVEADDLVTISELGRGAYGVVEKVRHAQSGTIMAVKRIRATVNTQEQKRLLMDLDISMRTVDCFYTVTFYGALFREGDVWICMELMDTSLDKFYKKVLEKKKTIPEDILGKMAVSIVRALEHLHSKLSVIHRDVKPSNVLINKEGHVKMCDFGISGYLVDSVAKTMDAGCKPYMAPERINPELNQKGYNVKSDVWSLGITMIELAILRFPYESWGTPFQQLKQVVEEPSPQLPPERFSKEFVDFTAQCLRKNPAERMNYLELMEHPFFTLHDTKETDMASFVTEILGDDS
- the MAP2K3 gene encoding dual specificity mitogen-activated protein kinase kinase 3; translation: MDKKQDSKGSLEPHKPVKGKKKLRITCPPIKQPPVNTTPPRNLDSRTFITIGDKNFEVEADDLVTISELGRGAYGVVEKVRHAQSGTIMAVKRIRATVNTQEQKRLLMDLDISMRTVDCFYTVTFYGALFREGDVWICMELMDTSLDKFYKKVLEKKKTIPEDILGKMAVSIVRALEHLHSKLSVIHRDVKPSNVLINKEGHVKMCDFGISGYLVDSVAKTMDAGCKPYMAPERINPELNQKGYNVKSDVWSLGITMIELAILRFPYESWGTPFQQLKQVVEEPSPQLPPERFSKEFVDFTAQCLRKNPAERMNYLELMEHPFFTLHDTKETDMASFVTEILGDDS
- the MAP2K3 gene encoding dual specificity mitogen-activated protein kinase kinase 3 isoform X2; the protein is MEGRDSKGSLEPHKPVKGKKKLRITCPPIKQPPVNTTPPRNLDSRTFITIGDKNFEVEADDLVTISELGRGAYGVVEKVRHAQSGTIMAVKRIRATVNTQEQKRLLMDLDISMRTVDCFYTVTFYGALFREGDVWICMELMDTSLDKFYKKVLEKKKTIPEDILGKMAVSIVRALEHLHSKLSVIHRDVKPSNVLINKEGHVKMCDFGISGYLVDSVAKTMDAGCKPYMAPERINPELNQKGYNVKSDVWSLGITMIELAILRFPYESWGTPFQQLKQVVEEPSPQLPPERFSKEFVDFTAQCLRKNPAERMNYLELMEHPFFTLHDTKETDMASFVTEILGDDS